AGGGCACGCTCGGCCTCGTCGAAGTGCTGATCTGGACCACTGTGGGCTCGATCGTCGGAGCGCTTGCGCTCTACGGCATCGGCGCGTGGCTGGGTCGACGCCGGATGTACGCGATCGTCGAGCGGATGCCACTGATCAAGACAGCAGATGTCGAGCGCACGGAGGCATGGTTCGAGCGGCACGGTTCGAAGGCCGTCTTCTTCGGCCGCATGATTCCGATCTTCCGCAGCCTCATCTCGATTCCCGCTGGTATCGAACGGATGCCGTTGCTGCGGTTCACGCTGCTCACGGCCGCCGGTAGCGCGATCTGGAACACGATCTTCGTACTTGCCGGCTTCTATCTCGGAGCGAACTGGCACATCGTCGAGGACTACGCCGGCGTGTTCCAGAAGGTCGTCATCGCCGTCGTGGTGGTGGCTGTCGCCGTCTGGATCGTGGTGCGCGTGCGGCAGGTGCGGCGCAACAGACTGGCTGTCGACTGACGCGTACGCGGCATGGCAGGGTGGCAGCATGACCGCAGAATCGACGCTCGCGGAGATCGCCGCGGCACTCTACGCCGGACCGCCGGACGACTTCGTCGCGGTCCGCAACGCACACGCGAAGGCGGCGTCCGACCGCGATGTCGCCCAGCGCGTGCGCGCCCTGCGGAAGCCGTCCGTGGCCGCGTGGGTCGTGAATGTCTTCGCACGGGAACGCTCCGACGAACTCGGGGAGGCATTGCAGCTGGCCGCCGAGCTGCGCGAAGCACAGGCCGATCTCGACGCACAGGCGCTCGCCCAACTCGGGCGCCAGCGACGAGCGCTCACGATCCGGCTCGCCAAAGAGGCAGCAGACCTCGCCGCAAGCCGTGGAGAACGCATCACACCGGCGACTCTCGACGCCGTCCAGCAGACGATCAACGCGGCGTTCTTCGACCCCGACGCTGCCGCAGCCGTCGCTTCCGGCAGACTGATTCGCGAACTCCGCGCGTCCAGCGCACTGCCGCTCGAGATGGATGCGCTCGTCGCGGGCGGGCTCACCGGCGCCGCTCCCCCTCCCGCTGACGAGCTGAGCGAGCGGCGACAGCGGCGACAGGCCGAACGCGCCGTCCATGACGCGGAAGAGGAACTCGCCGGCGCGGAACGGGATCTCGCGAAGGCAGAAAGCGATCGGAGCGAGGCGAACCGCCGAGCTGAAGAGTTCTCCGCGCGGATCGGGGAACTCGAAGCGGAACTCGAGCGGACCCGTCACGAACACGACCGGGCGCGAAGCGACATCGACGCGGCGGATCAGAGCGTGGCCATGATCTCAGAGCAGGTGTCGAGAGCGGAGCGTTCCGTGCACGAGATGCGTCACGCGCTCGACGAATAACGCTGCTCCCGAAGGAGACGGGATCACCGCCGTACGATTGGCGACGTGGAGAGCGAAGTGCACAGCATCCGGACCCTCGGCATCCTCGGCGCCGGCAGGCTGGGCACCGTGATCGCTCGACTCGCCGCATCCGCCGGCTATCGCGTTCTGGTGGCGGCGTCGGGAGATCCCGCGCTCATCTCTCCCGCGATGAAGGCCATCGGCGCGAAAGCAGCGAATGCCGCGACCGTCGTAGCCGACGCGGATGCCGTCATACTCGCGTTACCGCTCGGAAAGTACCGGATGCTGAACGCCGAGGCGCTGCGCGGCACTCTCGTGATCGACGCGATGAACTACTGGTGGGGCTCCGACGGCATCCGCGACGATCTGAGTGACGCACGAACCTCGACCAGCGAGCTCGTGCAGGGGCATCTCACCGGCGCACGCCTGGTGAAGGCATTGAGCCATATGGGGTATCAGGACCTCGAAGATGAGGCGCGTCCAGCCGGAAGCGCGGGACGAAAGGCGATCGCGATCGCCGGCGACGACACGGCGGATGTCGCGATCGTCGCATCTCTCGTGAACGATCTCGGTTTCGATCCGGTGTTCGCCGGCCCTCTTGCCGCAGGGATCATGCTGGAGCCGGGCGCCGAGGCGTTCGGAGCAGATGTCGATGCGACGCAGCTGCGAGAGATGCTCGATCGCTTCCCGACGTCGCAGCGAGGAATCGTCGTGGCGCGGGCTCGGGGCGACCTGCCGCTTTGAGCTGCCGCATCGAGTGAATCAGGCCGCATCCGCCGAACGCAACAGGATTCGTTCGTCCTCCACGCTGACCTCCCACACCGGCTGCGGCACGCTGGCCGGTCCCCGATCGACTGCACCGTCTTCGAGGTGGAATCGACTGCCGTGCCACGGGCAGGTGATGCAGCCGTCCGAATCGAGGGTTCCTTCGTCCAGCGGGCCGCCCGCGTGGGTGCAGACGGCCGAGATCGCGCGAAGCTGACCGTCTTGCCGCGTCAGCAGCACCGGCACGTCGTGCACGCTGACCCGGACGAGTGTGCCGTCCAGGATCTCGCTGTCGGCGGCGACGTCCGTCCAGGATCGCGTCTGCCTCTGGAACGCCGTCCGGTTGACGCCGATGCCGCGCACGAAGGAAAGATGTCCACCGAGGTACGCCGAGGCGAGTGTGATGCTGAGACCGACGGCGCTGAGGGCCATGCCCGTGCGACGGTGTCCGCTGCGACGCGCGAGCCACGACCCCGCCTGCATCGTCGTGGCGACCGCGTTCGACAGCGCATGCACGAGACCGACACGCTTGTCAGCGCCTCGGGTGCTCGACCAGTCCGAAGCACCTGACAACGCCGTCGGCGCGGAAGCGAGAATGCCGAGACCGACGAGCCGGCGCGCAGCCGCTTCGCTCTCCCGCCCACCGGTGAGGTCGAGCGCGACGGCCGCGCCCCATGCGCCGATCGGAAGATCAGTCAGCACCGGGTGCAGCTGATGTCCGAGCCAGGATCCCGACAGAGCATTCTTGAACCAGGTGGGGTGCGTCACCGCATCAACCCAGCCGCTGATCGTGCTCGCCGTGCCGTCCAGCGTCTTCGCGCGCTCGATGCCGCGGATGACGGTGCTCGGCATGCTTGTCGAATCGGTCATTGTGCCACTCCTCACGACGGTGACGCCGCCCTGCCTGTCCGTTCTGTCTACTCCGACGTTGCCGCCTGGTCAACGGGCTGGAGCTCTGCTCTGGGCACGTGCGAGATCGGGGGCACATTTATGCCGAGGATGCGTGCGCGTCCAGGCCAGCTCGACTCGCCCACGTACGGGAATTCGAGCTCGAGAAGCGCGGAGTTGTCGAGCGCAGGAAAGATGTCGCGATACCAGTCAGGGTCGAGTCCGACGAGCTCGCAGAGCATGAGGCGCATCAGGGTGGCATGTCCGACCACGAGCACGCTCCCGTCGGGGAACTCGGCCGCGAGTTCGTCGAGCACCGGCATGGCACGCGCGATGCCGGCGCGACCCGACTCTCCGTCGGGTAGCGGATGCTGCGCCGGCTGCCGTCCGAATCCGGCCCAGTCCTCAGGGAACGCCGCCGCGAGTTCCGCCGGGGACATCCCCTCACCGCGCCCGAAATCGATCTCCACGAGGCGCTGGTCGATGCGAAGCGGCAGACCTGCAGCCTCGGCGGCCGGTTCGGCCGTCAGGCGCGCACGACTCAGAGGCGACGCGACGATCGCAGAGAGCTCGGCCGTGCCCGCCCAAGCGGCGAGTCCGGCAGCCTGCAGCATCGCGTCCGGGACGAGCGCCACATCGGACGAACCTGCGTAGCGATGCTCGGCATGCCACTCCGTTTCGCCATGACGGGCAAAGTAGAGCGTCGTCATGCGCCCTCCGATCTGTCTCTCCGATCGTAGGTGCATCACCCTTGCGGATACTGGACGCACGCTCGGGCGAAGTGCTGCGGCGGAGCTATCCTTGGCCCACGACGTATTGCGATGAAGGAGAACCCCGTGTCCGATGCCCTGCGCGATCTCCTTGCCCGTCATGTCGAGGCCGGCACGATGCCAGGGGCTGTCGGTACGCTCGGAGAGCGCTACGAGCCGGTCGCCGTGGGACTCGCCGCGCCCGGAGGACAGCCGTTGCAGACCGACGCGATCTTCCGCATCCAATCGATGACGAAGGCGGTCAGCGCCGTCGCGGCGCTGCGTCTGGTGCAGGACGGCGTGATCGCTCTGGACGATCCGATCGCGACATGGTTGCCTGAGCTGGCCGAGCCTCGTGTGCTCGTGCATCCTGACGCACC
The DNA window shown above is from Microbacterium murale and carries:
- a CDS encoding DedA family protein, which translates into the protein MDTGAENLNAIAAWAVSLMETLGGLGAGVAIAAENLFPPLPSEVILPLAGFAAAQGTLGLVEVLIWTTVGSIVGALALYGIGAWLGRRRMYAIVERMPLIKTADVERTEAWFERHGSKAVFFGRMIPIFRSLISIPAGIERMPLLRFTLLTAAGSAIWNTIFVLAGFYLGANWHIVEDYAGVFQKVVIAVVVVAVAVWIVVRVRQVRRNRLAVD
- a CDS encoding transposase; this translates as MTAESTLAEIAAALYAGPPDDFVAVRNAHAKAASDRDVAQRVRALRKPSVAAWVVNVFARERSDELGEALQLAAELREAQADLDAQALAQLGRQRRALTIRLAKEAADLAASRGERITPATLDAVQQTINAAFFDPDAAAAVASGRLIRELRASSALPLEMDALVAGGLTGAAPPPADELSERRQRRQAERAVHDAEEELAGAERDLAKAESDRSEANRRAEEFSARIGELEAELERTRHEHDRARSDIDAADQSVAMISEQVSRAERSVHEMRHALDE
- a CDS encoding NADPH-dependent F420 reductase, with translation MESEVHSIRTLGILGAGRLGTVIARLAASAGYRVLVAASGDPALISPAMKAIGAKAANAATVVADADAVILALPLGKYRMLNAEALRGTLVIDAMNYWWGSDGIRDDLSDARTSTSELVQGHLTGARLVKALSHMGYQDLEDEARPAGSAGRKAIAIAGDDTADVAIVASLVNDLGFDPVFAGPLAAGIMLEPGAEAFGADVDATQLREMLDRFPTSQRGIVVARARGDLPL
- a CDS encoding Rieske 2Fe-2S domain-containing protein, which encodes MTDSTSMPSTVIRGIERAKTLDGTASTISGWVDAVTHPTWFKNALSGSWLGHQLHPVLTDLPIGAWGAAVALDLTGGRESEAAARRLVGLGILASAPTALSGASDWSSTRGADKRVGLVHALSNAVATTMQAGSWLARRSGHRRTGMALSAVGLSITLASAYLGGHLSFVRGIGVNRTAFQRQTRSWTDVAADSEILDGTLVRVSVHDVPVLLTRQDGQLRAISAVCTHAGGPLDEGTLDSDGCITCPWHGSRFHLEDGAVDRGPASVPQPVWEVSVEDERILLRSADAA
- a CDS encoding histidine phosphatase family protein; amino-acid sequence: MTTLYFARHGETEWHAEHRYAGSSDVALVPDAMLQAAGLAAWAGTAELSAIVASPLSRARLTAEPAAEAAGLPLRIDQRLVEIDFGRGEGMSPAELAAAFPEDWAGFGRQPAQHPLPDGESGRAGIARAMPVLDELAAEFPDGSVLVVGHATLMRLMLCELVGLDPDWYRDIFPALDNSALLELEFPYVGESSWPGRARILGINVPPISHVPRAELQPVDQAATSE